atacaatttaatttcAGCCAACCAGCATGATTCAGGGACTGTCATCTCAATAAGGGATGTCTATCAACTTTAGAGGATTAATGAAGTCCCAAAAATGCTGCCTTTGTTCCTATACACCATAAGTCACAGGTTCTTTGTAAAAGTGTAAAGTAGCCACGCTCCTTGTTTCACAGCAGTCTGCACCCACTCATTGTGCACACATTTAATCAAAACATATGCAAAGATTAAAGTACACAGGGTGGGCTTTTAACTCTGTGTTCTTCTTAGGAGTTTGACAAGAAATACAACCCGACCTGGCACTGCATCGTGGGAAGGAACTTTGGCAGTTACGTGACTCACGAGACCAAACATTTCATCTACTTCTACTTGGGCCAGGTGGCCATCCTGCTCTTCAAATCTGGTTAAGAGCGCGCGCACACTtcgaaacacacgcacacacaactatAACACATTACTGACTCGACAAAGGCATCCATTCCCAGGCGGGTGTGGGGACGCTgccttttttgtgctttctatttTTGTTCTGAGGATTAAAATGTGGccatctaaaaataaaatatttatttttgtctgttacattacatgtcttttttaatgaacattttgTGTTCAGCATTCAGTGCCTGTTCATTAATGTGTACTTATAAATTATTAATCAGTTCACGATTTagactgtaaaataaaaaaatgtccagACCAAGTGGCCGTTAAGATTCACTTTTATTAACACGCTTAGAAAACCAGCTTGTGGGGAAACACGCCGTTAGACAAGCAGAAGGTACCACGCAGGTATCCTTTGAGCTGGGGAACTTTCTTGATCAGTGGCAGAA
This sequence is a window from Hippocampus zosterae strain Florida chromosome 6, ASM2543408v3, whole genome shotgun sequence. Protein-coding genes within it:
- the dynll1 gene encoding dynein light chain 1, cytoplasmic; protein product: MADRKAVIKNADMSEDMQQDAVECATQALEKFNIEKDIAAYIKKEFDKKYNPTWHCIVGRNFGSYVTHETKHFIYFYLGQVAILLFKSG